From the Deltaproteobacteria bacterium genome, the window AGGCCCTGGAGGGTGTTGAATGGGTCCAGGAAACATGCACCAGGTTCAACATTCCGGCCTTGGCCCGTTTTGGGGTGACGGCGGAAGTCCTTCCGGAATTGATCA encodes:
- a CDS encoding iron-containing alcohol dehydrogenase → ALEGVEWVQETCTRFNIPALARFGVTAEVLPELIKKAAGASSMKGNPIQLTAEELRVILVKA